One window of the Salvia miltiorrhiza cultivar Shanhuang (shh) chromosome 6, IMPLAD_Smil_shh, whole genome shotgun sequence genome contains the following:
- the LOC130987551 gene encoding probable inactive histone-lysine N-methyltransferase SUVR2 isoform X5 — MNGKETKVRVANAFRAMKGIGISEAMVKPVLKNLLIVYEKNWELIEEENYRALADAIFEKQEAEANEHSKKTVDREAADRSKKNTERLEERAQAAEELIRPLKRVRHRYQDGQSTSSAAATDSGPTMPLVIPKDEPTEVTELPNSCPPKVNASQGLVASPQPSAENESTDPQLLSKIKGKQPISPESLVAREVCDPCQPNSVTSPSHAMKLRDRGNQSLCPQTSTGEKSSLPHSSPQATSNKQWKIVRGSVPVPKQKRVSSFPLIIPKEEPVTDDVPQFVLPIAVIDPEPSIKGGASDQNGTTSELPCFEPSDLPSLNENERNEGTDVPNEARTNGELETVSSQFASNLEIASSPLGEVKISLSCNLSHVRPDFHMPSLETVLQLVEDKCLRSYNILDANFSVMSIMKEICQCFLHLNSDQNSVGPSTMDVHPTPAIDVLSKSSATDDHGAGELQLSSLNGANDPQSNTELPLHKTPLVTSCNGTDDGCHLEERDGGDDNGIHTENKEHHVEETNGLSLVVADQPVTPEIIKLHNLFDIAKGQEKVIISLVNEVNNESPPVFYYIPENVVFQKASVNFSLAHIGDSSCAACSGNCLSSSAPCACAHLVRGEFAYTTDGLVKEGLLKECISVKHDLKKHNQFFCKECPVERSKSDDIPEPCKGHLMRKFIKECWLRCGCNKQCGNRVVQRGITRNLQVFMTPEGKGWGLRTLEDLPEGAFVCEFIGEVLTNSEFFGRILRSAKQEKYSYPVLLDNAWGAKENLKDEEALCLDASNYGNVARFINHRCYDSSLVEIPVEVETSDHHYYRLALFTSRKIKAMEELTWDYGIDFDDHDHPIKAFCCQCGSKFCRNIRRSRTRASRI; from the exons ATGAATGGCAAGGAGACAAAAGTTAGAGTTGCCAATGCCTTTCGTGCTATGAAGGGTATTGGAATCTCTGAAGCTATGGTGAAACCAGTTTTAAAGAATTTGCTAATAGTGTATGAAAAAAATTGGGAGCTTATAGAAGAGGAGAATTATAGGGCGCTTGCTGATGCTATATTTGAGAAACAAGAAGCAGAA GCAAACGAGCATTCAAAGAAGACTGTGGACAGGGAA GCTGCTGACCGTTCCAAGAAGAATACTGAA AGGTTGGAGGAACGAGCTCAGGCAGCTGAAGAGTTGATACGGCCTTTAAAAAGGGTGCGACATAGATACCAGGATGGTCAAAGCACCTCCTCTGCTGCAGCTACTGATAGTGGTCCTACAATGCCCCTGGTCATCCCTAAAGATGAACCAACTGAAGTTACTGAACTACCTAATTCATGTCCCCCAAAGGTAAATGCATCTCAAGGCTTGGTTGCGTCACCTCAGCCCAGTGCTGAAAATGAAAGCACTGATCCTCAGTTACTTAGTAAAATAAAAGGAAAGCAACCTATTTCTCCTGAATCCTTGGTTGCCCGTGAGGTATGTGACCCCTGCCAGCCTAATAGTGTCACAAGTCCTTCTCATGCTATGAAGCTCAGAGACAGAGGAAATCAATCACTCTGTCCTCAAACATCAACTGGGGAAAAGAGTTCATTGCCTCATAGTTCTCCCCAGGCTACTTCTAATAAACAGTGGAAGATTGTACGTGGTAGTGTTCCGGTTCCCAAACAGAAGCGTGTTTCAAGTTTTCCTTTGATTATTCCTAAAGAAGAGCCTGTTACAGATGATGTGCCACAGTTCGTGCTTCCTATTGCTGTCATTGATCCAG AGCCATCTATCAAAGGAGGTGCATCTGATCAGAATGGCACAACTAGTGAACTGCCTTGTTTTGAGCCCTCGGATTTACCATCactaaatgaaaatgaaagaaacgAGGGAACTGACGTTCCAAATGAAGCAAGAACAAATGGTGAGCTTGAAACGGTGTCAAGTCAATTTGCTTCTAACCTAGAGATTGCTTCCTCGCCTTTAGGGGAGGTGAAAATTTCCTTAAGCTGCAACTTGTCTCATGTAAGGCCTGATTTCCATATGCCTAGTCTTGAAACAGTTCTGCAATTGGTGGAGGATAAATGCCTCAGATCATATAACATTTTGGATGCAAACTTTTCCgtgatgagtattatgaaagAAATTTGCCAGTGCTTTCTACATTTAAATTCAGATCAGAATAGTGTGGGTCCTTCAACCATGGATGTGCATCCAACTCCAGCCATTGACGTACTGAGTAAATCTTCTGCTACAGATGATCATGGTGCTGGTGAACTGCAGTTAAGTTCTTTAAATGGAGCAAATGATCCCCAGTCTAATACTGAGTTACCTTTACACAAAACACCACTGGTTACTTCTTGCAATGGCACAGATGATGGCTGTCATCTGGAGGAGAGGGATGGTGGGGATGACAATGGAATCCATACTGAGAACAAAGAGCATCATGTAGAAGAAACAAATGGTCTGAGCTTGGTGGTTGCTGATCAGCCAGTAACTCCTGAAATAATCAAGCTGCATAATTTATTTGACATAGCAAAGGGACAAGAAAAAGTTATAATTTCACTGGTGAATGAGGTAAATAATGAGTCCCCGCCAGTATTCTACTACATACCTGAAAATGTGGTTTTCCAAAAGGCTTCTGTGAATTTCTCCTTGGCCCATATTGGAGATAGCAGTTGTGCTGCGTGCTCTGGGAATTGCTTGTCATCATCTGCACCTTGTGCATGTGCACATTTAGTCAGAGGTGAGTTTGCATATACTACAGATGGTCTTGTTAAGGAGGGACTTCTTAAAGAGTGTATTTCTGTGAAACATGATCTGAAGAAACACAACCAGTTTTTCTGTAAGGAATGTCCCGTGGAAAGATCAAAGAGTGATGATATCCCTGAACCGTGCAAAGGTCATCTGATGAGGAAGTTCATCAAAGAATGTTGGTTGAGATGTGGGTGCAATAAACAATGTGGCAATCGTGTGGTGCAGAGAGGAATAACTCGCAATTTACAG GTGTTCATGACCCCGGAAGGAAAAGGGTGGGGTTTACGTACTCTAGAGGACCTGCCAGAAGGTGCTTTTGTTTGTGAGTTTATTGGAGAAGTTTTAACGAATTCAGAGTTCTTTGGTCGCATTTTGAGGAGCGCCAAACAGGAGAAATATTCATATCCTGTGCTTCTGGATAATGCTTGGGGTGCTAAAGAAAACCTGAAAGATGAAGAAGCGCTTTGTTTAGATGCTTCAAATTATGGAAATGTTGCAAGGTTTATTAACCACAG ATGTTATGATTCAAGCTTAGTGGAGATACCAGTGGAAGTGGAGACTTCTGACCACCATTACTATCGT CTAGCTCTCTTCACTTCAAGAAAGATAAAGGCCATGGAAGAACTCACTTGG GATTATGGCATTGATTTTGACGACCATGATCACCCTATTAAGGCATTTTGCTGTCAATGTGGTAGCAAGTTCTGCCGCAACATTAGGCGGTCAA GAACTAGAGCTTCAAGAATATGA
- the LOC130987551 gene encoding probable inactive histone-lysine N-methyltransferase SUVR2 isoform X4 yields MNGKETKVRVANAFRAMKGIGISEAMVKPVLKNLLIVYEKNWELIEEENYRALADAIFEKQEAEANEHSKKTVDREAADRSKKNTEKRLEERAQAAEELIRPLKRVRHRYQDGQSTSSAAATDSGPTMPLVIPKDEPTEVTELPNSCPPKVNASQGLVASPQPSAENESTDPQLLSKIKGKQPISPESLVAREVCDPCQPNSVTSPSHAMKLRDRGNQSLCPQTSTGEKSSLPHSSPQATSNKQWKIVRGSVPVPKQKRVSSFPLIIPKEEPVTDDVPQFVLPIAVIDPEPSIKGGASDQNGTTSELPCFEPSDLPSLNENERNEGTDVPNEARTNGELETVSSQFASNLEIASSPLGEVKISLSCNLSHVRPDFHMPSLETVLQLVEDKCLRSYNILDANFSVMSIMKEICQCFLHLNSDQNSVGPSTMDVHPTPAIDVLSKSSATDDHGAGELQLSSLNGANDPQSNTELPLHKTPLVTSCNGTDDGCHLEERDGGDDNGIHTENKEHHVEETNGLSLVVADQPVTPEIIKLHNLFDIAKGQEKVIISLVNEVNNESPPVFYYIPENVVFQKASVNFSLAHIGDSSCAACSGNCLSSSAPCACAHLVRGEFAYTTDGLVKEGLLKECISVKHDLKKHNQFFCKECPVERSKSDDIPEPCKGHLMRKFIKECWLRCGCNKQCGNRVVQRGITRNLQVFMTPEGKGWGLRTLEDLPEGAFVCEFIGEVLTNSEFFGRILRSAKQEKYSYPVLLDNAWGAKENLKDEEALCLDASNYGNVARFINHRCYDSSLVEIPVEVETSDHHYYRLALFTSRKIKAMEELTWDYGIDFDDHDHPIKAFCCQCGSKFCRNIRRSRTRASRI; encoded by the exons ATGAATGGCAAGGAGACAAAAGTTAGAGTTGCCAATGCCTTTCGTGCTATGAAGGGTATTGGAATCTCTGAAGCTATGGTGAAACCAGTTTTAAAGAATTTGCTAATAGTGTATGAAAAAAATTGGGAGCTTATAGAAGAGGAGAATTATAGGGCGCTTGCTGATGCTATATTTGAGAAACAAGAAGCAGAA GCAAACGAGCATTCAAAGAAGACTGTGGACAGGGAA GCTGCTGACCGTTCCAAGAAGAATACTGAA AAGAGGTTGGAGGAACGAGCTCAGGCAGCTGAAGAGTTGATACGGCCTTTAAAAAGGGTGCGACATAGATACCAGGATGGTCAAAGCACCTCCTCTGCTGCAGCTACTGATAGTGGTCCTACAATGCCCCTGGTCATCCCTAAAGATGAACCAACTGAAGTTACTGAACTACCTAATTCATGTCCCCCAAAGGTAAATGCATCTCAAGGCTTGGTTGCGTCACCTCAGCCCAGTGCTGAAAATGAAAGCACTGATCCTCAGTTACTTAGTAAAATAAAAGGAAAGCAACCTATTTCTCCTGAATCCTTGGTTGCCCGTGAGGTATGTGACCCCTGCCAGCCTAATAGTGTCACAAGTCCTTCTCATGCTATGAAGCTCAGAGACAGAGGAAATCAATCACTCTGTCCTCAAACATCAACTGGGGAAAAGAGTTCATTGCCTCATAGTTCTCCCCAGGCTACTTCTAATAAACAGTGGAAGATTGTACGTGGTAGTGTTCCGGTTCCCAAACAGAAGCGTGTTTCAAGTTTTCCTTTGATTATTCCTAAAGAAGAGCCTGTTACAGATGATGTGCCACAGTTCGTGCTTCCTATTGCTGTCATTGATCCAG AGCCATCTATCAAAGGAGGTGCATCTGATCAGAATGGCACAACTAGTGAACTGCCTTGTTTTGAGCCCTCGGATTTACCATCactaaatgaaaatgaaagaaacgAGGGAACTGACGTTCCAAATGAAGCAAGAACAAATGGTGAGCTTGAAACGGTGTCAAGTCAATTTGCTTCTAACCTAGAGATTGCTTCCTCGCCTTTAGGGGAGGTGAAAATTTCCTTAAGCTGCAACTTGTCTCATGTAAGGCCTGATTTCCATATGCCTAGTCTTGAAACAGTTCTGCAATTGGTGGAGGATAAATGCCTCAGATCATATAACATTTTGGATGCAAACTTTTCCgtgatgagtattatgaaagAAATTTGCCAGTGCTTTCTACATTTAAATTCAGATCAGAATAGTGTGGGTCCTTCAACCATGGATGTGCATCCAACTCCAGCCATTGACGTACTGAGTAAATCTTCTGCTACAGATGATCATGGTGCTGGTGAACTGCAGTTAAGTTCTTTAAATGGAGCAAATGATCCCCAGTCTAATACTGAGTTACCTTTACACAAAACACCACTGGTTACTTCTTGCAATGGCACAGATGATGGCTGTCATCTGGAGGAGAGGGATGGTGGGGATGACAATGGAATCCATACTGAGAACAAAGAGCATCATGTAGAAGAAACAAATGGTCTGAGCTTGGTGGTTGCTGATCAGCCAGTAACTCCTGAAATAATCAAGCTGCATAATTTATTTGACATAGCAAAGGGACAAGAAAAAGTTATAATTTCACTGGTGAATGAGGTAAATAATGAGTCCCCGCCAGTATTCTACTACATACCTGAAAATGTGGTTTTCCAAAAGGCTTCTGTGAATTTCTCCTTGGCCCATATTGGAGATAGCAGTTGTGCTGCGTGCTCTGGGAATTGCTTGTCATCATCTGCACCTTGTGCATGTGCACATTTAGTCAGAGGTGAGTTTGCATATACTACAGATGGTCTTGTTAAGGAGGGACTTCTTAAAGAGTGTATTTCTGTGAAACATGATCTGAAGAAACACAACCAGTTTTTCTGTAAGGAATGTCCCGTGGAAAGATCAAAGAGTGATGATATCCCTGAACCGTGCAAAGGTCATCTGATGAGGAAGTTCATCAAAGAATGTTGGTTGAGATGTGGGTGCAATAAACAATGTGGCAATCGTGTGGTGCAGAGAGGAATAACTCGCAATTTACAG GTGTTCATGACCCCGGAAGGAAAAGGGTGGGGTTTACGTACTCTAGAGGACCTGCCAGAAGGTGCTTTTGTTTGTGAGTTTATTGGAGAAGTTTTAACGAATTCAGAGTTCTTTGGTCGCATTTTGAGGAGCGCCAAACAGGAGAAATATTCATATCCTGTGCTTCTGGATAATGCTTGGGGTGCTAAAGAAAACCTGAAAGATGAAGAAGCGCTTTGTTTAGATGCTTCAAATTATGGAAATGTTGCAAGGTTTATTAACCACAG ATGTTATGATTCAAGCTTAGTGGAGATACCAGTGGAAGTGGAGACTTCTGACCACCATTACTATCGT CTAGCTCTCTTCACTTCAAGAAAGATAAAGGCCATGGAAGAACTCACTTGG GATTATGGCATTGATTTTGACGACCATGATCACCCTATTAAGGCATTTTGCTGTCAATGTGGTAGCAAGTTCTGCCGCAACATTAGGCGGTCAA GAACTAGAGCTTCAAGAATATGA
- the LOC130987551 gene encoding probable inactive histone-lysine N-methyltransferase SUVR2 isoform X3, which translates to MNGKETKVRVANAFRAMKGIGISEAMVKPVLKNLLIVYEKNWELIEEENYRALADAIFEKQEAEVSDANEHSKKTVDREAADRSKKNTERLEERAQAAEELIRPLKRVRHRYQDGQSTSSAAATDSGPTMPLVIPKDEPTEVTELPNSCPPKVNASQGLVASPQPSAENESTDPQLLSKIKGKQPISPESLVAREVCDPCQPNSVTSPSHAMKLRDRGNQSLCPQTSTGEKSSLPHSSPQATSNKQWKIVRGSVPVPKQKRVSSFPLIIPKEEPVTDDVPQFVLPIAVIDPEPSIKGGASDQNGTTSELPCFEPSDLPSLNENERNEGTDVPNEARTNGELETVSSQFASNLEIASSPLGEVKISLSCNLSHVRPDFHMPSLETVLQLVEDKCLRSYNILDANFSVMSIMKEICQCFLHLNSDQNSVGPSTMDVHPTPAIDVLSKSSATDDHGAGELQLSSLNGANDPQSNTELPLHKTPLVTSCNGTDDGCHLEERDGGDDNGIHTENKEHHVEETNGLSLVVADQPVTPEIIKLHNLFDIAKGQEKVIISLVNEVNNESPPVFYYIPENVVFQKASVNFSLAHIGDSSCAACSGNCLSSSAPCACAHLVRGEFAYTTDGLVKEGLLKECISVKHDLKKHNQFFCKECPVERSKSDDIPEPCKGHLMRKFIKECWLRCGCNKQCGNRVVQRGITRNLQVFMTPEGKGWGLRTLEDLPEGAFVCEFIGEVLTNSEFFGRILRSAKQEKYSYPVLLDNAWGAKENLKDEEALCLDASNYGNVARFINHRCYDSSLVEIPVEVETSDHHYYRLALFTSRKIKAMEELTWDYGIDFDDHDHPIKAFCCQCGSKFCRNIRRSRTRASRI; encoded by the exons ATGAATGGCAAGGAGACAAAAGTTAGAGTTGCCAATGCCTTTCGTGCTATGAAGGGTATTGGAATCTCTGAAGCTATGGTGAAACCAGTTTTAAAGAATTTGCTAATAGTGTATGAAAAAAATTGGGAGCTTATAGAAGAGGAGAATTATAGGGCGCTTGCTGATGCTATATTTGAGAAACAAGAAGCAGAAGTAAGTGAT GCAAACGAGCATTCAAAGAAGACTGTGGACAGGGAA GCTGCTGACCGTTCCAAGAAGAATACTGAA AGGTTGGAGGAACGAGCTCAGGCAGCTGAAGAGTTGATACGGCCTTTAAAAAGGGTGCGACATAGATACCAGGATGGTCAAAGCACCTCCTCTGCTGCAGCTACTGATAGTGGTCCTACAATGCCCCTGGTCATCCCTAAAGATGAACCAACTGAAGTTACTGAACTACCTAATTCATGTCCCCCAAAGGTAAATGCATCTCAAGGCTTGGTTGCGTCACCTCAGCCCAGTGCTGAAAATGAAAGCACTGATCCTCAGTTACTTAGTAAAATAAAAGGAAAGCAACCTATTTCTCCTGAATCCTTGGTTGCCCGTGAGGTATGTGACCCCTGCCAGCCTAATAGTGTCACAAGTCCTTCTCATGCTATGAAGCTCAGAGACAGAGGAAATCAATCACTCTGTCCTCAAACATCAACTGGGGAAAAGAGTTCATTGCCTCATAGTTCTCCCCAGGCTACTTCTAATAAACAGTGGAAGATTGTACGTGGTAGTGTTCCGGTTCCCAAACAGAAGCGTGTTTCAAGTTTTCCTTTGATTATTCCTAAAGAAGAGCCTGTTACAGATGATGTGCCACAGTTCGTGCTTCCTATTGCTGTCATTGATCCAG AGCCATCTATCAAAGGAGGTGCATCTGATCAGAATGGCACAACTAGTGAACTGCCTTGTTTTGAGCCCTCGGATTTACCATCactaaatgaaaatgaaagaaacgAGGGAACTGACGTTCCAAATGAAGCAAGAACAAATGGTGAGCTTGAAACGGTGTCAAGTCAATTTGCTTCTAACCTAGAGATTGCTTCCTCGCCTTTAGGGGAGGTGAAAATTTCCTTAAGCTGCAACTTGTCTCATGTAAGGCCTGATTTCCATATGCCTAGTCTTGAAACAGTTCTGCAATTGGTGGAGGATAAATGCCTCAGATCATATAACATTTTGGATGCAAACTTTTCCgtgatgagtattatgaaagAAATTTGCCAGTGCTTTCTACATTTAAATTCAGATCAGAATAGTGTGGGTCCTTCAACCATGGATGTGCATCCAACTCCAGCCATTGACGTACTGAGTAAATCTTCTGCTACAGATGATCATGGTGCTGGTGAACTGCAGTTAAGTTCTTTAAATGGAGCAAATGATCCCCAGTCTAATACTGAGTTACCTTTACACAAAACACCACTGGTTACTTCTTGCAATGGCACAGATGATGGCTGTCATCTGGAGGAGAGGGATGGTGGGGATGACAATGGAATCCATACTGAGAACAAAGAGCATCATGTAGAAGAAACAAATGGTCTGAGCTTGGTGGTTGCTGATCAGCCAGTAACTCCTGAAATAATCAAGCTGCATAATTTATTTGACATAGCAAAGGGACAAGAAAAAGTTATAATTTCACTGGTGAATGAGGTAAATAATGAGTCCCCGCCAGTATTCTACTACATACCTGAAAATGTGGTTTTCCAAAAGGCTTCTGTGAATTTCTCCTTGGCCCATATTGGAGATAGCAGTTGTGCTGCGTGCTCTGGGAATTGCTTGTCATCATCTGCACCTTGTGCATGTGCACATTTAGTCAGAGGTGAGTTTGCATATACTACAGATGGTCTTGTTAAGGAGGGACTTCTTAAAGAGTGTATTTCTGTGAAACATGATCTGAAGAAACACAACCAGTTTTTCTGTAAGGAATGTCCCGTGGAAAGATCAAAGAGTGATGATATCCCTGAACCGTGCAAAGGTCATCTGATGAGGAAGTTCATCAAAGAATGTTGGTTGAGATGTGGGTGCAATAAACAATGTGGCAATCGTGTGGTGCAGAGAGGAATAACTCGCAATTTACAG GTGTTCATGACCCCGGAAGGAAAAGGGTGGGGTTTACGTACTCTAGAGGACCTGCCAGAAGGTGCTTTTGTTTGTGAGTTTATTGGAGAAGTTTTAACGAATTCAGAGTTCTTTGGTCGCATTTTGAGGAGCGCCAAACAGGAGAAATATTCATATCCTGTGCTTCTGGATAATGCTTGGGGTGCTAAAGAAAACCTGAAAGATGAAGAAGCGCTTTGTTTAGATGCTTCAAATTATGGAAATGTTGCAAGGTTTATTAACCACAG ATGTTATGATTCAAGCTTAGTGGAGATACCAGTGGAAGTGGAGACTTCTGACCACCATTACTATCGT CTAGCTCTCTTCACTTCAAGAAAGATAAAGGCCATGGAAGAACTCACTTGG GATTATGGCATTGATTTTGACGACCATGATCACCCTATTAAGGCATTTTGCTGTCAATGTGGTAGCAAGTTCTGCCGCAACATTAGGCGGTCAA GAACTAGAGCTTCAAGAATATGA
- the LOC130987551 gene encoding probable inactive histone-lysine N-methyltransferase SUVR2 isoform X1: protein MNGKETKVRVANAFRAMKGIGISEAMVKPVLKNLLIVYEKNWELIEEENYRALADAIFEKQEAEVSDANEHSKKTVDREAADRSKKNTEKRLEERAQAAEELIRPLKRVRHRYQDGQSTSSAAATDSGPTMPLVIPKDEPTEVTELPNSCPPKVNASQGLVASPQPSAENESTDPQLLSKIKGKQPISPESLVAREVCDPCQPNSVTSPSHAMKLRDRGNQSLCPQTSTGEKSSLPHSSPQATSNKQWKIVRGSVPVPKQKRVSSFPLIIPKEEPVTDDVPQFVLPIAVIDPEPSIKGGASDQNGTTSELPCFEPSDLPSLNENERNEGTDVPNEARTNGELETVSSQFASNLEIASSPLGEVKISLSCNLSHVRPDFHMPSLETVLQLVEDKCLRSYNILDANFSVMSIMKEICQCFLHLNSDQNSVGPSTMDVHPTPAIDVLSKSSATDDHGAGELQLSSLNGANDPQSNTELPLHKTPLVTSCNGTDDGCHLEERDGGDDNGIHTENKEHHVEETNGLSLVVADQPVTPEIIKLHNLFDIAKGQEKVIISLVNEVNNESPPVFYYIPENVVFQKASVNFSLAHIGDSSCAACSGNCLSSSAPCACAHLVRGEFAYTTDGLVKEGLLKECISVKHDLKKHNQFFCKECPVERSKSDDIPEPCKGHLMRKFIKECWLRCGCNKQCGNRVVQRGITRNLQVFMTPEGKGWGLRTLEDLPEGAFVCEFIGEVLTNSEFFGRILRSAKQEKYSYPVLLDNAWGAKENLKDEEALCLDASNYGNVARFINHRCYDSSLVEIPVEVETSDHHYYRLALFTSRKIKAMEELTWDYGIDFDDHDHPIKAFCCQCGSKFCRNIRRSRTRASRI, encoded by the exons ATGAATGGCAAGGAGACAAAAGTTAGAGTTGCCAATGCCTTTCGTGCTATGAAGGGTATTGGAATCTCTGAAGCTATGGTGAAACCAGTTTTAAAGAATTTGCTAATAGTGTATGAAAAAAATTGGGAGCTTATAGAAGAGGAGAATTATAGGGCGCTTGCTGATGCTATATTTGAGAAACAAGAAGCAGAAGTAAGTGAT GCAAACGAGCATTCAAAGAAGACTGTGGACAGGGAA GCTGCTGACCGTTCCAAGAAGAATACTGAA AAGAGGTTGGAGGAACGAGCTCAGGCAGCTGAAGAGTTGATACGGCCTTTAAAAAGGGTGCGACATAGATACCAGGATGGTCAAAGCACCTCCTCTGCTGCAGCTACTGATAGTGGTCCTACAATGCCCCTGGTCATCCCTAAAGATGAACCAACTGAAGTTACTGAACTACCTAATTCATGTCCCCCAAAGGTAAATGCATCTCAAGGCTTGGTTGCGTCACCTCAGCCCAGTGCTGAAAATGAAAGCACTGATCCTCAGTTACTTAGTAAAATAAAAGGAAAGCAACCTATTTCTCCTGAATCCTTGGTTGCCCGTGAGGTATGTGACCCCTGCCAGCCTAATAGTGTCACAAGTCCTTCTCATGCTATGAAGCTCAGAGACAGAGGAAATCAATCACTCTGTCCTCAAACATCAACTGGGGAAAAGAGTTCATTGCCTCATAGTTCTCCCCAGGCTACTTCTAATAAACAGTGGAAGATTGTACGTGGTAGTGTTCCGGTTCCCAAACAGAAGCGTGTTTCAAGTTTTCCTTTGATTATTCCTAAAGAAGAGCCTGTTACAGATGATGTGCCACAGTTCGTGCTTCCTATTGCTGTCATTGATCCAG AGCCATCTATCAAAGGAGGTGCATCTGATCAGAATGGCACAACTAGTGAACTGCCTTGTTTTGAGCCCTCGGATTTACCATCactaaatgaaaatgaaagaaacgAGGGAACTGACGTTCCAAATGAAGCAAGAACAAATGGTGAGCTTGAAACGGTGTCAAGTCAATTTGCTTCTAACCTAGAGATTGCTTCCTCGCCTTTAGGGGAGGTGAAAATTTCCTTAAGCTGCAACTTGTCTCATGTAAGGCCTGATTTCCATATGCCTAGTCTTGAAACAGTTCTGCAATTGGTGGAGGATAAATGCCTCAGATCATATAACATTTTGGATGCAAACTTTTCCgtgatgagtattatgaaagAAATTTGCCAGTGCTTTCTACATTTAAATTCAGATCAGAATAGTGTGGGTCCTTCAACCATGGATGTGCATCCAACTCCAGCCATTGACGTACTGAGTAAATCTTCTGCTACAGATGATCATGGTGCTGGTGAACTGCAGTTAAGTTCTTTAAATGGAGCAAATGATCCCCAGTCTAATACTGAGTTACCTTTACACAAAACACCACTGGTTACTTCTTGCAATGGCACAGATGATGGCTGTCATCTGGAGGAGAGGGATGGTGGGGATGACAATGGAATCCATACTGAGAACAAAGAGCATCATGTAGAAGAAACAAATGGTCTGAGCTTGGTGGTTGCTGATCAGCCAGTAACTCCTGAAATAATCAAGCTGCATAATTTATTTGACATAGCAAAGGGACAAGAAAAAGTTATAATTTCACTGGTGAATGAGGTAAATAATGAGTCCCCGCCAGTATTCTACTACATACCTGAAAATGTGGTTTTCCAAAAGGCTTCTGTGAATTTCTCCTTGGCCCATATTGGAGATAGCAGTTGTGCTGCGTGCTCTGGGAATTGCTTGTCATCATCTGCACCTTGTGCATGTGCACATTTAGTCAGAGGTGAGTTTGCATATACTACAGATGGTCTTGTTAAGGAGGGACTTCTTAAAGAGTGTATTTCTGTGAAACATGATCTGAAGAAACACAACCAGTTTTTCTGTAAGGAATGTCCCGTGGAAAGATCAAAGAGTGATGATATCCCTGAACCGTGCAAAGGTCATCTGATGAGGAAGTTCATCAAAGAATGTTGGTTGAGATGTGGGTGCAATAAACAATGTGGCAATCGTGTGGTGCAGAGAGGAATAACTCGCAATTTACAG GTGTTCATGACCCCGGAAGGAAAAGGGTGGGGTTTACGTACTCTAGAGGACCTGCCAGAAGGTGCTTTTGTTTGTGAGTTTATTGGAGAAGTTTTAACGAATTCAGAGTTCTTTGGTCGCATTTTGAGGAGCGCCAAACAGGAGAAATATTCATATCCTGTGCTTCTGGATAATGCTTGGGGTGCTAAAGAAAACCTGAAAGATGAAGAAGCGCTTTGTTTAGATGCTTCAAATTATGGAAATGTTGCAAGGTTTATTAACCACAG ATGTTATGATTCAAGCTTAGTGGAGATACCAGTGGAAGTGGAGACTTCTGACCACCATTACTATCGT CTAGCTCTCTTCACTTCAAGAAAGATAAAGGCCATGGAAGAACTCACTTGG GATTATGGCATTGATTTTGACGACCATGATCACCCTATTAAGGCATTTTGCTGTCAATGTGGTAGCAAGTTCTGCCGCAACATTAGGCGGTCAA GAACTAGAGCTTCAAGAATATGA